The nucleotide sequence tttttgttcaaaTATCAATTCTTACATAACTCAACAATACCAGAAAATCATACGTTTCATGCTCGTGGACTTTCCATGGTTTTTTGGTCTCCATATCAATAACGTTGAAGGGGCACAAGTTGAAGAGGTACTTTTTTGACAATGGAGATATTACCAGTTTCTTCCATATCAATGTCTCCAAAGTTAATTCCATCAGGCAATTCCCAATCAAAAAAGTAAAGCAAATTCATCAATCCTAGCTCCACGGTAGCAACACCCATTGGCATCGCGGGACACATCCTCCGACCAGACCCAAACGGTAACAACTCAAAATGTTGTCCTCTGAAATCTACCGAACTATCAGTAAACCGTTCAGGGATGAACTCTTTAGGGTCGGTCCAACGCTTGGGGTCACGTCCGATTGTCCATACGTTAATTTGAATTTGCGTTTTCGGGGGAATATCGTAGCCTTGGATCTTGACGTGAGACATTGTTTCTCGTGGGAGTATAAATGGAAGTGCTGGATGTAGTCTGAATGTTTCCTTGATTATGAGCGTCAAGTAATCAACTTTGCCTAGATCATCTTCAGTGATTATTTCCTTTTTCTCCCCAAGGGTGGTTCGAATCTTTTCCTGAGCTTTCTTCAGTGCTCTAGGGTTTCTAACAAGTTCAGACATCGCCCAAATCATTGTTACAGCACTAGTATCTACCCCCGCGAGAAATAGATCCTAAAATCACATAACAACACACATAAGATcgagtttaattaatattatctgTTAATCTAATCATGTGGTTGAACACAAAACCAAGATTTTGAGGGTTTTACCATGAGGATAGCCTTGACATTATCAATATTGAGTTTGAAAGAATCTTCGTTTCCTTGTTTATCGATCATATCCAACATCAAGGAAACAATATCCGGGTCTTTCCTTCCTTCTAGTGTCAAGTGGTCATCAATCACATGTTGGTAAAAAGCATCAAGCTCTTCAAAGACTTTGTTGATCTTCTTGTGACGTTGAAACAACCAATCTAGGAATCTTCCAAGTGCACCAGGGAAGAAGTCATAGAAAGTGAAAGTCCCTATAGCTTCTGTTGCTTCGGTAATAAGTTCTTGGATCCTTTCTTGATTGATAACAAAGCCATCCTCGTTGAAGTTCTGTCCTAAAGCTACTCTACAAATGATGCTTGCGGTGAGTGAGAAAAAGGTTTTGCTTAAATCTACAGGAGATTGTCTCAAAGCAGATTCAGACACTTTCTTCACCACAAGTCCAACCTCTTCCTCTCTGATATACCTAAACGATTGAACCCTTTTGAGGCTAAAAAGCTCTATCACTGCGAGTTTCCGCATTTTCCGCCAATACTCACCGTATTGAGAAAGAGCGATGTCTTTGAAACCGTAAGAGAATTTTCCTGTCCCTAACGTCTTTGGTCGGCTGCAACATTCCAAGTCATGAGCTTTGAGAACTGCTTCAGCTGCTTCACTCGATGAGATAACAACCACCGGAACCGACCCGAGACGGAGAAGCATCACTGGTCCATATTTCTTAGAGAGGTTATGAAAACATCTGTGAGGCAATCCTGCAAGATGGTGTAAGTTTCCAATGACTGGAAGACTTGAAGGGCTTGGAGGAAGATTAAACTTTGAGTTTGTAATCTTTTTAAGAAAGTTTGATGATACGAGAGTAAAAAGCAAAAccaagaagaaacagagcaagatcgccatttttaaaaaactttgttTAGTAGAGTGATGACCTCCGATGAGCCTTATATACTAAAGGACTCGATATTAAACcaaaatcctacta is from Brassica napus cultivar Da-Ae chromosome A4, Da-Ae, whole genome shotgun sequence and encodes:
- the LOC106446439 gene encoding cytochrome P450 71B2-like isoform X1; protein product: MAILLCFFLVLLFTLVSSNFLKKITNSKFNLPPSPSSLPVIGNLHHLAGLPHRCFHNLSKKYGPVMLLRLGSVPVVVISSSEAAEAVLKAHDLECCSRPKTLGTGKFSYGFKDIALSQYGEYWRKMRKLAVIELFSLKRVQSFRYIREEEVGLVVKKVSESALRQSPVDLSKTFFSLTASIICRVALGQNFNEDGFVINQERIQELITEATEAIGTFTFYDFFPGALGRFLDWLFQRHKKINKVFEELDAFYQHVIDDHLTLEGRKDPDIVSLMLDMIDKQGNEDSFKLNIDNVKAILMDLFLAGVDTSAVTMIWAMSELVRNPRALKKAQEKIRTTLGEKKEIITEDDLGKVDYLTLIIKETFRLHPALPFILPRETMSHVKIQGYDIPPKTQIQINVWTIGRDPKRWTDPKEFIPERFTDSSVDFRGQHFELLPFGSGRRMCPAMPMGVATVELGLMNLLYFFDWELPDGINFGDIDMEETGNISIVKKVPLQLVPLQRY
- the LOC106446439 gene encoding cytochrome P450 71B2-like isoform X2; amino-acid sequence: MLQPTKDVRDRKILLRFQRHRSFSIRYIREEEVGLVVKKVSESALRQSPVDLSKTFFSLTASIICRVALGQNFNEDGFVINQERIQELITEATEAIGTFTFYDFFPGALGRFLDWLFQRHKKINKVFEELDAFYQHVIDDHLTLEGRKDPDIVSLMLDMIDKQGNEDSFKLNIDNVKAILMDLFLAGVDTSAVTMIWAMSELVRNPRALKKAQEKIRTTLGEKKEIITEDDLGKVDYLTLIIKETFRLHPALPFILPRETMSHVKIQGYDIPPKTQIQINVWTIGRDPKRWTDPKEFIPERFTDSSVDFRGQHFELLPFGSGRRMCPAMPMGVATVELGLMNLLYFFDWELPDGINFGDIDMEETGNISIVKKVPLQLVPLQRY